A part of Gossypium hirsutum isolate 1008001.06 chromosome A07, Gossypium_hirsutum_v2.1, whole genome shotgun sequence genomic DNA contains:
- the LOC107953140 gene encoding putative axial regulator YABBY 2 isoform X1, with amino-acid sequence MSMGLTSERVWYVHCNFCNTILAVSVPCNSAFNIVTVRCGHCANLLSVNMGTSLQTVPSQDAQKQQITIDEDHSNKECGSSSKCNKFSAVDSTEQEATRMPPIRHRPLLSTSPGWYTYLFCEDFAGQTPEKRQRVPSAYNRFIKEEIQRIKASNPDISHREAFSTAAKNWAHFPHIHFGLKLEGSKQAKLDQGYADQGSQKSNGYC; translated from the exons ATGTCAATGGGCTTGACATCTGAACGTGTTTGGTATGTTCACTGCAACTTCTGCAACACCATTTTAGCG GTTAGTGTTCCATGCAACAGTGCGTTCAACATCGTGACTGTTAGATGTGGGCATTGTGCTAATCTGCTGTCTGTAAATATGGGAACTTCACTTCAAACAGTTCCCAGTCAAGATGCTCAG AAACAGCAGATAACCATTGATGAAGATCATTCAAATAAGGAATGTGGATCCTCTTCCAAATGCAACAAGTTTTCTGCAGTTGATTCTACAGAGCAAGAAGCAACTAGAATGCCACCTATTCGCC ATAGGCCATTATTGAGTACGTCCCCAGGCTGGTATACCTACCTGTTTTGTGAAGATTTTGCTGGCCAAA CCCCTGAGAAGAGACAACGTGTTCCTTCTGCATATAACAGGTTCATTAA GGAGGAAATCCAAAGGATCAAAGCTAGTAATCCAGACATCAGTCACAGGGAAGCTTTCAGCACAGCAGCAAAAAAT TGGGCACATTTTCCTCACATTCACTTTGGGCTAAAGCTGGAGGGAAGCAAGCAAGCAAAACTTGACCAGGGATATGCAGATCAGGGTTCTCAAAAGTCTAATGGGTACTGCTGA
- the LOC107953140 gene encoding putative axial regulator YABBY 2 isoform X5, with translation MSMGLTSERVWYVHCNFCNTILAVSVPCNSAFNIVTVRCGHCANLLSVNMGTSLQTVPSQDAQKQQITIDEDHSNKECGSSSKCNKFSAVDSTEQEATRMPPIRPPEKRQRVPSAYNRFIKEEIQRIKASNPDISHREAFSTAAKNWAHFPHIHFGLKLEGSKQAKLDQGYADQGSQKSNGYC, from the exons ATGTCAATGGGCTTGACATCTGAACGTGTTTGGTATGTTCACTGCAACTTCTGCAACACCATTTTAGCG GTTAGTGTTCCATGCAACAGTGCGTTCAACATCGTGACTGTTAGATGTGGGCATTGTGCTAATCTGCTGTCTGTAAATATGGGAACTTCACTTCAAACAGTTCCCAGTCAAGATGCTCAG AAACAGCAGATAACCATTGATGAAGATCATTCAAATAAGGAATGTGGATCCTCTTCCAAATGCAACAAGTTTTCTGCAGTTGATTCTACAGAGCAAGAAGCAACTAGAATGCCACCTATTCGCC CCCCTGAGAAGAGACAACGTGTTCCTTCTGCATATAACAGGTTCATTAA GGAGGAAATCCAAAGGATCAAAGCTAGTAATCCAGACATCAGTCACAGGGAAGCTTTCAGCACAGCAGCAAAAAAT TGGGCACATTTTCCTCACATTCACTTTGGGCTAAAGCTGGAGGGAAGCAAGCAAGCAAAACTTGACCAGGGATATGCAGATCAGGGTTCTCAAAAGTCTAATGGGTACTGCTGA
- the LOC107953140 gene encoding axial regulator YABBY 5 isoform X3 — protein MSMGLTSERVWYVHCNFCNTILAVSVPCNSAFNIVTVRCGHCANLLSVNMGTSLQTVPSQDAQITIDEDHSNKECGSSSKCNKFSAVDSTEQEATRMPPIRHRPLLSTSPGWYTYLFCEDFAGQTPEKRQRVPSAYNRFIKEEIQRIKASNPDISHREAFSTAAKNWAHFPHIHFGLKLEGSKQAKLDQGYADQGSQKSNGYC, from the exons ATGTCAATGGGCTTGACATCTGAACGTGTTTGGTATGTTCACTGCAACTTCTGCAACACCATTTTAGCG GTTAGTGTTCCATGCAACAGTGCGTTCAACATCGTGACTGTTAGATGTGGGCATTGTGCTAATCTGCTGTCTGTAAATATGGGAACTTCACTTCAAACAGTTCCCAGTCAAGATGCTCAG ATAACCATTGATGAAGATCATTCAAATAAGGAATGTGGATCCTCTTCCAAATGCAACAAGTTTTCTGCAGTTGATTCTACAGAGCAAGAAGCAACTAGAATGCCACCTATTCGCC ATAGGCCATTATTGAGTACGTCCCCAGGCTGGTATACCTACCTGTTTTGTGAAGATTTTGCTGGCCAAA CCCCTGAGAAGAGACAACGTGTTCCTTCTGCATATAACAGGTTCATTAA GGAGGAAATCCAAAGGATCAAAGCTAGTAATCCAGACATCAGTCACAGGGAAGCTTTCAGCACAGCAGCAAAAAAT TGGGCACATTTTCCTCACATTCACTTTGGGCTAAAGCTGGAGGGAAGCAAGCAAGCAAAACTTGACCAGGGATATGCAGATCAGGGTTCTCAAAAGTCTAATGGGTACTGCTGA
- the LOC107953140 gene encoding putative axial regulator YABBY 2 isoform X6, giving the protein MSMGLTSERVWYVHCNFCNTILAVSVPCNSAFNIVTVRCGHCANLLSVNMGTSLQTVPSQDAQITIDEDHSNKECGSSSKCNKFSAVDSTEQEATRMPPIRPPEKRQRVPSAYNRFIKEEIQRIKASNPDISHREAFSTAAKNWAHFPHIHFGLKLEGSKQAKLDQGYADQGSQKSNGYC; this is encoded by the exons ATGTCAATGGGCTTGACATCTGAACGTGTTTGGTATGTTCACTGCAACTTCTGCAACACCATTTTAGCG GTTAGTGTTCCATGCAACAGTGCGTTCAACATCGTGACTGTTAGATGTGGGCATTGTGCTAATCTGCTGTCTGTAAATATGGGAACTTCACTTCAAACAGTTCCCAGTCAAGATGCTCAG ATAACCATTGATGAAGATCATTCAAATAAGGAATGTGGATCCTCTTCCAAATGCAACAAGTTTTCTGCAGTTGATTCTACAGAGCAAGAAGCAACTAGAATGCCACCTATTCGCC CCCCTGAGAAGAGACAACGTGTTCCTTCTGCATATAACAGGTTCATTAA GGAGGAAATCCAAAGGATCAAAGCTAGTAATCCAGACATCAGTCACAGGGAAGCTTTCAGCACAGCAGCAAAAAAT TGGGCACATTTTCCTCACATTCACTTTGGGCTAAAGCTGGAGGGAAGCAAGCAAGCAAAACTTGACCAGGGATATGCAGATCAGGGTTCTCAAAAGTCTAATGGGTACTGCTGA
- the LOC107953140 gene encoding putative axial regulator YABBY 2 isoform X2 produces MSMGLTSERVWYVHCNFCNTILAVSVPCNSAFNIVTVRCGHCANLLSVNMGTSLQTVPSQDAQQITIDEDHSNKECGSSSKCNKFSAVDSTEQEATRMPPIRHRPLLSTSPGWYTYLFCEDFAGQTPEKRQRVPSAYNRFIKEEIQRIKASNPDISHREAFSTAAKNWAHFPHIHFGLKLEGSKQAKLDQGYADQGSQKSNGYC; encoded by the exons ATGTCAATGGGCTTGACATCTGAACGTGTTTGGTATGTTCACTGCAACTTCTGCAACACCATTTTAGCG GTTAGTGTTCCATGCAACAGTGCGTTCAACATCGTGACTGTTAGATGTGGGCATTGTGCTAATCTGCTGTCTGTAAATATGGGAACTTCACTTCAAACAGTTCCCAGTCAAGATGCTCAG CAGATAACCATTGATGAAGATCATTCAAATAAGGAATGTGGATCCTCTTCCAAATGCAACAAGTTTTCTGCAGTTGATTCTACAGAGCAAGAAGCAACTAGAATGCCACCTATTCGCC ATAGGCCATTATTGAGTACGTCCCCAGGCTGGTATACCTACCTGTTTTGTGAAGATTTTGCTGGCCAAA CCCCTGAGAAGAGACAACGTGTTCCTTCTGCATATAACAGGTTCATTAA GGAGGAAATCCAAAGGATCAAAGCTAGTAATCCAGACATCAGTCACAGGGAAGCTTTCAGCACAGCAGCAAAAAAT TGGGCACATTTTCCTCACATTCACTTTGGGCTAAAGCTGGAGGGAAGCAAGCAAGCAAAACTTGACCAGGGATATGCAGATCAGGGTTCTCAAAAGTCTAATGGGTACTGCTGA
- the LOC107953140 gene encoding putative axial regulator YABBY 2 isoform X4 produces the protein MSMGLTSERVWYVHCNFCNTILAVSVPCNSAFNIVTVRCGHCANLLSVNMGTSLQTVPSQDAQQITIDEDHSNKECGSSSKCNKFSAVDSTEQEATRMPPIRPPEKRQRVPSAYNRFIKEEIQRIKASNPDISHREAFSTAAKNWAHFPHIHFGLKLEGSKQAKLDQGYADQGSQKSNGYC, from the exons ATGTCAATGGGCTTGACATCTGAACGTGTTTGGTATGTTCACTGCAACTTCTGCAACACCATTTTAGCG GTTAGTGTTCCATGCAACAGTGCGTTCAACATCGTGACTGTTAGATGTGGGCATTGTGCTAATCTGCTGTCTGTAAATATGGGAACTTCACTTCAAACAGTTCCCAGTCAAGATGCTCAG CAGATAACCATTGATGAAGATCATTCAAATAAGGAATGTGGATCCTCTTCCAAATGCAACAAGTTTTCTGCAGTTGATTCTACAGAGCAAGAAGCAACTAGAATGCCACCTATTCGCC CCCCTGAGAAGAGACAACGTGTTCCTTCTGCATATAACAGGTTCATTAA GGAGGAAATCCAAAGGATCAAAGCTAGTAATCCAGACATCAGTCACAGGGAAGCTTTCAGCACAGCAGCAAAAAAT TGGGCACATTTTCCTCACATTCACTTTGGGCTAAAGCTGGAGGGAAGCAAGCAAGCAAAACTTGACCAGGGATATGCAGATCAGGGTTCTCAAAAGTCTAATGGGTACTGCTGA